From the genome of Vicia villosa cultivar HV-30 ecotype Madison, WI linkage group LG2, Vvil1.0, whole genome shotgun sequence, one region includes:
- the LOC131650828 gene encoding uncharacterized protein LOC131650828 has protein sequence MDSVSWTEGSSMDFSVASCYNFYLNLYIPFGPPNIHDGVFGLLWKMEVPFKIKAFGWRLFKDRLPTVDGLVYRGMTFSFENSKCVLCGIDSEDRDHFFFGCLVGTKIWSDIAFWVGKGGMSENECSPHFME, from the coding sequence ATGGACTCGGTTAGTTGGACTGAAGGATCGTCGATGGACTTTTCGGTAGCTTCTTGTTATAATTTTTACTTGAATCTCTATATTCCGTTCGGTCCGCCTAACATTCATGACGGTGTTTTTGGTCTATTATGGAAAATGGAGGTTCCGTTCAAAATCAAGGCCTTTGGATGGAGACTTTTTAAAGATAGACTTCCAACGGTTGATGGTttggtgtatagaggtatgaCCTTCTCCTTTGAAAACTCTAAATGCGTTTTGTGTGGCATTGATTCGGAGGATAGGgatcatttcttttttggttgtttggtggGTACAAAGATTTGGAGTGACATAGCTTTTTGGGTTGGTAAAGGGGGTATGTCGGAAAATGAGTGTTCACCGCATTTTATGGAGTGA
- the LOC131650829 gene encoding uncharacterized protein LOC131650829: MDANLAKSFWYSPEVGFSYSNLLGRSGGLLILWNDKVEVVNSFKGEGYLGIKACWENKCYYVINVYSPCLLIKKIALWKKLLELKETFKDGEWIMGGNFNVIKNTRERKGQGVYVHKRDMDLFSEFIDRSALVNIPCKGKKFSWFSGDGKSMSKIHHFIVSNDVVTRWEIMGQFIGDRDISDHCPIWILKDQRNRGPKPFKFNNEWFSFDSFIPFVEKEWKSLKVEGRGDFVLKEKLRLLKDKLRIWNKDVFGRIDLEMEDGASKMNLADDKLASDDYFNFDSTMEFRKEASKDFFNFFNYFFGGSSLSKAITSSFFTLIPKKHNPLGLDDSRPICLVGCIYKVAAKLLAGRLKKVLNSIISSCQTAFVPGRQLLDGVIVANEVVDYARKAGSNCTLFKVDFEKAYDKVSWTFLHFMFKAMGFGRRWIKWMELLVFKSDMSVLVNGSSSKEFGVYRGLRQGDPISPFLFVLVAEALTALVRKSIELGDFESFVLEGKCRVDILQFAEDTLLVGDGSWKHIRSIKAVLRAFELVSGLGINYHKTASHFLSCKIEEIKFIFLGIPIGHNPRLESTWDPLLNKTKARLEGWTNRFLNLGGMITLLKSVLSSLSIFTMSFYKMPLKVVKKFNSLQSKFLWGGLEEKRKIHWVRWKDLSLHIEKGGLRVKDIALFNISLLNKWRWRILQGRSSLWLDVLKARASSSFSSIWWRDLVKISSSFHVDPMVEKVKFNIHNGFHTPFWETSWLEGIPLKEEFPDLYLNSNLKGVSLAGMGGGKKVLGVGVILV, translated from the exons ATGGATGCTAATTTGGCCAAGTCTTTTTGGTATTCTCCGGAGGTGGGTTTTTCTTATTCCAATTTGCTTGGTAGGTCGGGAGGATTGCTCATTTTATGGAATGATAAAGTGGAGGTGGTTAATAGTTTTAAAGGAGAGGGTTACTTAGGTATAAAAGCTTGTTGGGAGAATAAGTGTTATTATGTGATTAATGTGTATTCGCCTTGTCTTTTGATCAAAAAGATTGCGTTATGGAAGAAGTTGCTTGAGCTAAAGGAGACTTTTAAGGATGGGGAATGGATTATGGGAGGGAATTTCAACGTGATTAAAAACACTAGAGAAAGGAAGGGGCAAGGGGTGTACGTGCATAAAAGAGATATGGATCTATTTTCGGAGTTTATTGATAGAAGCGCGTTGGTGAACATTCCTTGCAAAGGAAAAAAGTTCTCTTGGTTTAGCGGGGACGGGAAGTCTATGAGTAAAATCCATCACTTTATCGTGTCCAACGATGTGGTGACTAGATGGGAGATTATGGGTCAATTTATTGGTGATAGGGATATTTCGGATCATTGTCCTATATGGATTTTGAAAGACCAAAGGAATCGGGGACCAAAACCATTTAAattcaacaatgaatggtttAGCTTCGATTCTTTTATTCCTTTTGTGGAGAAAGAATGGAAAAGCCTTAAGGTGGAAGGAAGAGGAGATTTCGTGTTAAAGGAAAAACTAAGGCTTCTAAAAGATAAGTTAAGGATTTggaacaaggatgtgtttggtaGAATTGACTTGGAGATGGAGGACGGTGCTAGCAAGATGAATTTGGCCGACGACAAATTAGCCTCCGACGATTATTTCAACTTTGATAGCACTATGGAGTTTAGAAAGGAAGCGAGTA AAgatttcttcaatttcttcaactaTTTTTTTGGAGGGAGTTCTTTGTCAAAGGCTATTACTTCGTCTTTTTTTACTCTTATTCCAAAGAAACATAATCCTTTGGGATTGGATGATTCTAGGCCCATTTGCTTGGTGGGTTGTATTTATAAAGTGGCGGCTAAACTTTTGGCGGGGAGACTTAAAAAGGTGCTAAACTCTATcatttcttcttgtcaaaccgCGTTTGTTCCCGGAAGACAATTGCTTGATGGGGTGATTGTAGCGAATGAGGTGGTTGATTATGCTAGGAAGGCGGGTAGTAATTGTACCCTTTTCAAAGTTGACTTCGAAAAGGCGTACGATAAGGTGAGTTGGACTTTTCTTCATTTTATGTTCAAAGCGATGGGGTTCGGAAGGAGATGGATAAAGTGGATGGAATTATTGGTGTTTAAGAGCGATATGTCGGTGCTTGTGAATGGGAGCTCTTCGAAAGAATTCGGTGTTTATAGAGggttgagacaaggagatcctatttctccttttctttttgttttggtagCAGAAGCGCTCACGGCCTTGGTGAGAAAATCTATTGAGTTAGGGGACTTCGAATCTTTTGTTCTCGAAGGAAAGTGTAGGGTGGacatccttcaatttgcggaAGACACTTTATTGGTGGGGGACGGTAGTTGGAAGCATATTCGGTCGATTAAGGCGGTTCTTAGAGCCTTTGAACTTGTGTCGGGCCTTGGGATTAATTATCACAAAA CGGCATCCCACTTTTTGTCTTGTAAAATTGAGGAAATCAAGTTTATCTTCCTTGGCATTCCGATTGGTCACAATCCAAGGTTGGAATCTACTTGGGATCCTCTTTTGAACAAGACGAAGGCTAGATTGGAAGGTTGGACTAATCGCTTCTTGAATTTAGGAGGTATGATTACTCTTTTGAAGTCGGTTCTAAGTTCTCTCTCCATTTTCACTATGTCCTTTTATAAAATGCCGTTGAAGGTGGTGAAGAAATTTAATAGCTTGCAAAGTAAATTCCTTTGGGGAGGATTAGAGGAGAAAAGAAAGATTCATTGGGTGCGGTGGAAAGATTTATCTCTTCACATAGAGAAAGGTGGTTTAAGAGTTAAGGATATCGCGTTGTTCAATATTTCTCTTCTTAACAAGTGGAGGTGGCGAATATTACAAGGTCGATCTTCTCTTTGGCTAGATGTCTTGAAAGCCCG TgcttcttcatctttttcttcgaTTTGGTGGAGAGATTTGGTTAAGATTAGTTCTTCTTTTCATGTGGATCCTATGGTAGAAAAGGTTAAATTTAACATTCACAATGGGTTTCACACGCCGTTTTGGGAAACTTCTTGGTTGGAAGGGATTCCTTTGAAAGAGGAGTTCCCTGATTTGTATTTAAACTCTAATTTGAAGGGTGTTTCGCTGGCGGGAATGGGGGGTGGAAAGAAGGTGCTTGGTGTTGGGGTGATTTTGGTTTAA
- the LOC131647625 gene encoding S-adenosyl-L-methionine:benzoic acid/salicylic acid carboxyl methyltransferase 3-like, translated as MDLTQVLHMNGDVEEASYANNSLIQREAISLATSARIKAITNLYCSLCPRSLDIADLGCSSGPNALLVTSEIIKVVEKLCQEINHKSPEYNVFLNDLSGNDFNSIFKSLDTFKEKLCNEMETEMGPCYFFGVPGSFYGRLFPNNSLHLVHSSYSLHWLSKVPRGVDNNKGNIYITITSPSNVLEAYYEQFHIDFSLFLKCRAQEIVEGGCMILTFLGRESDELLSNGVCYAWEHLATALNDMVMEGIIEEEKLNTFNIPNYYPSPSEVKLEVKTEGSFSINQLEVSETNEHALESNISESLTKGTRAVIEPLLIRHFGESVTTEVFDRFRKIIKAGISKERTKITNLTLTLTRKA; from the exons ATGGATCTAACACAAGTACTACACATGAATGGAGATGTGGAAGAAGCAAGCTATGCAAACAACTCCTTAATTCAGAGAGAGGCCATTTCCTTGGCAACATCTGCGAGAATTAAAGCCATAACAAACCTATATTGTAGCTTGTGCCCTAGAAGTTTAGATATTGCAGATTTGGGTTGCTCTTCCGGACCAAATGCATTGTTGGTGACTTCAGAAATAATCAAGGTTGTAGAAAAGCTTTGTCAAGAGATAAATCATAAATCTCCGGAATATAACGTCTTTTTGAACGATCTGTCGGGGAATGACTTCAACAGCATATTCAAATCTCTTGACACATTCAAAGAAAAACTATGTAATGAAATGGAAACTGAAATGGGTCCTTGCTACTTCTTTGGTGTTCCTGGTTCCTTTTATGGTCGACTTTTTCCTAATAATAGTTTGCATCTTGTCCATTCTTCGTATAGCCTTCATTGGCTATCTAAG GTTCCACGAGGTGTAGATAATAATAAGGGCAATATTTATATCACGATCACAAGCCCCTCAAATGTTCTCGAGGCTTATTACGAGCAATTTCATATAgatttctctctttttctcaaGTGTCGTGCTCAAGAAATAGTTGAAGGGGGTTGCATGATACTAACATTTTTAGGAAGAGAAAGCGACGAATTATTAAGCAACGGTGTTTGCTACGCTTGGGAACATTTGGCTACAGCTCTTAATGATATGGTCATGGAG GGAATCATAGAAGAAGAGAAACTCAATACTTTTAACATTCCAAATTATTATCCATCTCCATCTGAAGTGAAATTGGAAGTTAAAACTGAAGGATCATTTTCCATCAATCAATTGGAGGTTTCAGAAACAAATGAGCATGCTCTTGAATCTAATATTTCTGAATCACTAACAAAAGGCACGAGGGCTGTAATTGAACCTTTGTTAATTAGGCATTTTGGTGAAAGTGTCACTACAGAGGTATTTGACCGCTTTAGGAAAATAATAAAAGCTGGAATATCCAAAGAGAGAACTAAGATCACCAATCTTACCCTAACATTGACTAGAAAAGCATGA